The following are from one region of the Maribacter aquivivus genome:
- the ytxJ gene encoding bacillithiol system redox-active protein YtxJ: MGIFGGLFGGSNSGDEKKSSGIPWIPLNSVAQLKDIKEVSSSRPQVIFKHSTSCGISRMVLNMFKISYGLEEGQMDLYFLDLLANRDVSNAVASEFGVMHQSPQLLIVKNGVVVMHDSHNAISNIKLEQYI; encoded by the coding sequence ATGGGAATATTTGGTGGTTTATTTGGAGGTTCTAACAGTGGTGATGAAAAAAAATCATCAGGTATACCGTGGATACCTCTAAACTCCGTAGCTCAATTGAAAGATATTAAAGAAGTGTCTAGTAGTAGACCACAAGTGATATTCAAACATTCCACATCTTGTGGAATAAGTAGAATGGTGTTGAATATGTTTAAAATTAGTTACGGGCTAGAAGAGGGGCAAATGGATCTTTACTTTTTAGATTTGTTGGCAAATAGAGATGTTTCTAATGCTGTTGCTTCTGAGTTTGGTGTAATGCATCAATCTCCTCAGTTATTAATAGTAAAGAATGGGGTAGTGGTAATGCATGATTCGCACAACGCAATATCTAATATTAAGCTAGAACAATACATATAA
- the clpB gene encoding ATP-dependent chaperone ClpB has protein sequence MNINNFTIKSQEAIQQAQLIAQNNGHQQIENEHLFKALTEVEENVMPFLIKKLGINFSLVQQILEKELLSFPKVEGGDLLFSREASKTLNEASIIAKKMEDEYVSIEHLFLAILKSKSKIAQILKDQGATEKDLMAAIDELRNGDKVTSQSAEDNYNSLNKYAKNLNELADSGKLDPVIGRDEEIRRILQILSRRTKNNPILVGEPGVGKTAIVEGLAHRIIQGDIPENLKDKVIYSLDMGALIAGAKYKGEFEERLKAVIKEVVSADGNIILFIDEIHTLIGAGGGQGAMDAANILKPALARGELRSIGATTLDEYQKYFEKDKALERRFQKVVVDQPDTESAISILRGIKEKYEAHHKVRIKDEAVIAAIELSQRYITNRFLPDKAIDLMDEAASKLRMEINSKPEELDVLDRKIMQIEIEIEAIKREDDKQKLKVLNLDLANIKEERNEIFAQWESEKSVVDNIQQTKLDIENFKAEAERAERNGDYGKVAEIRYGKIKEAQESLTKLQDDLAEQQHAGTLIKEEVTSDDIAEVVAKWTGIPVTKMLQSEREKLLKLEEVLHKRVVGQEEAIEAVSDAIRRSRAGLQDSKKPIGSFLFLGTTGVGKTELAKTLASYLFDDENAMTRIDMSEYQERHSVSRLVGAPPGYVGYDEGGQLTEAVRRRPYSVVLLDEIEKAHPDTFNILLQVLDEGRLTDNKGRVADFKNTIIIMTSNMGSDIIQETFENAVDVVSAAETARVEVLGLLKKTVRPEFINRIDDIVMFTPLTKDNIKEIVRLQLESLKKMLDKQQITLDATEEAIDYLAEKGYDPQFGARPVKRTIQKEVLNNMSKALLSGDIKADSVVLLDAFDNSLVFRNQEEITV, from the coding sequence ATGAATATAAATAATTTCACAATAAAATCACAGGAGGCTATTCAACAAGCCCAGCTGATTGCCCAAAATAACGGACATCAGCAAATTGAAAACGAACACTTATTTAAAGCACTTACCGAAGTTGAAGAAAATGTAATGCCCTTTTTAATTAAAAAGCTTGGGATTAATTTTTCACTAGTTCAACAAATTTTAGAAAAAGAACTTTTAAGCTTTCCTAAAGTTGAAGGCGGTGACTTACTATTTTCTAGAGAAGCTAGTAAGACTTTAAACGAAGCCAGTATCATCGCCAAAAAGATGGAAGATGAATATGTTTCAATAGAGCATTTATTTTTAGCCATCTTAAAATCCAAAAGCAAGATAGCACAGATCCTAAAAGACCAAGGTGCAACCGAGAAAGATTTAATGGCTGCGATAGATGAATTGCGCAATGGCGATAAGGTTACCTCACAAAGTGCCGAAGACAATTATAACTCACTTAATAAGTATGCCAAAAACCTAAATGAATTAGCAGATAGCGGTAAACTAGATCCTGTAATTGGGCGTGATGAAGAAATACGTAGAATTCTACAAATTTTATCAAGACGTACTAAAAACAATCCTATTCTTGTAGGTGAGCCTGGCGTGGGTAAAACCGCTATAGTTGAGGGCTTAGCGCATAGAATTATACAGGGCGATATTCCTGAAAACCTAAAGGATAAAGTAATTTACTCTTTAGACATGGGAGCATTAATTGCCGGCGCCAAATATAAAGGTGAATTTGAAGAGCGACTAAAAGCCGTTATAAAAGAAGTTGTCAGTGCTGATGGTAATATCATATTATTCATTGATGAAATACACACTCTTATTGGTGCAGGTGGCGGACAAGGTGCTATGGATGCCGCTAATATTCTAAAACCAGCTCTTGCAAGAGGTGAGTTAAGATCTATTGGCGCAACTACTTTAGATGAATATCAAAAGTATTTTGAAAAAGATAAAGCTCTTGAAAGAAGATTTCAAAAGGTGGTTGTAGACCAGCCAGATACTGAAAGTGCTATTTCCATCCTTAGAGGTATTAAAGAAAAGTATGAAGCTCATCATAAAGTACGTATTAAAGATGAAGCGGTAATTGCTGCTATAGAGTTATCACAACGATATATAACCAATAGATTCTTGCCAGACAAGGCTATTGATCTTATGGATGAGGCTGCATCTAAACTTAGAATGGAAATTAATTCTAAACCAGAAGAGCTTGATGTGCTTGATCGTAAAATAATGCAAATCGAAATTGAAATCGAAGCGATTAAACGTGAAGATGACAAGCAAAAGCTTAAGGTTTTAAATCTAGATTTAGCCAACATAAAAGAAGAGCGAAATGAAATTTTTGCGCAATGGGAGAGTGAAAAATCTGTAGTTGACAATATTCAACAGACAAAACTCGACATTGAAAATTTCAAAGCTGAAGCTGAACGTGCCGAACGAAATGGAGACTATGGCAAAGTAGCAGAAATTAGATACGGTAAAATTAAAGAAGCGCAAGAGAGTTTAACAAAGCTACAAGATGATTTAGCAGAGCAACAACATGCAGGTACTTTGATTAAAGAGGAAGTTACCAGTGATGATATTGCAGAAGTAGTTGCAAAATGGACAGGCATACCTGTTACCAAAATGTTGCAAAGTGAACGCGAAAAGCTATTGAAACTTGAAGAAGTGCTACACAAACGCGTTGTAGGTCAAGAGGAAGCTATTGAAGCAGTTTCTGATGCTATACGTAGAAGTAGAGCCGGGCTCCAAGATTCTAAAAAACCTATTGGTTCGTTTCTTTTCTTAGGAACTACAGGTGTTGGTAAAACAGAGCTTGCTAAAACACTGGCATCGTATTTATTCGATGATGAGAATGCTATGACAAGAATAGACATGAGCGAATATCAAGAAAGACATTCGGTTAGTAGACTTGTAGGTGCACCTCCAGGATATGTTGGTTATGATGAAGGCGGACAATTGACCGAAGCGGTTCGCAGAAGACCTTATTCTGTTGTGCTTTTAGATGAGATTGAAAAAGCTCACCCAGACACTTTCAATATCTTATTACAAGTATTGGACGAAGGTAGATTGACAGATAACAAAGGTCGCGTTGCAGATTTTAAGAATACAATTATTATCATGACCAGTAACATGGGTAGCGATATCATTCAAGAAACATTTGAAAACGCAGTAGATGTTGTTAGTGCAGCAGAGACCGCCAGAGTTGAAGTTCTTGGTCTTTTAAAGAAAACGGTTCGACCTGAGTTTATAAATAGAATCGATGACATTGTAATGTTTACACCTTTGACTAAAGATAACATCAAAGAAATTGTAAGACTACAATTGGAAAGTTTAAAGAAAATGTTAGACAAACAACAAATTACCTTAGACGCCACCGAAGAGGCTATCGATTACTTGGCAGAGAAAGGTTACGACCCTCAATTTGGCGCAAGACCAGTAAAAAGAACTATTCAGAAAGAAGTTCTAAACAACATGTCTAAAGCACTACTAAGTGGTGACATTAAAGCTGACAGCGTTGTTTTACTTGATGCCTTTGATAATAGTTTAGTCTTTAGAAATCAAGAGGAAATTACAGTCTAA
- a CDS encoding TetR/AcrR family transcriptional regulator — MSTKAERTTAFIIETVAPVFNKHGYVGTSMSDLTDATNLTKGALYGNFENKEALALAAFQYNRSLLLAAIDEHLSIEGKAMAKIENLIEFYKKYDIFTMKMGGCPILNVGIDAQHNNKLLAAAAKETIKDIEGKIALVFENGINNEELKLPVSPLQFSKQLFTIIQGAIAMATITKDRKYLLNTITYLDVLIKRELK, encoded by the coding sequence ATGTCAACCAAAGCCGAAAGAACTACTGCATTTATTATTGAGACTGTCGCACCTGTATTTAATAAACACGGGTATGTAGGCACAAGTATGAGCGATTTAACCGATGCAACTAATTTAACTAAAGGTGCGCTTTATGGTAATTTCGAAAATAAAGAGGCATTAGCATTAGCTGCCTTCCAATACAATAGAAGCTTATTACTTGCCGCCATTGACGAGCATTTATCAATTGAAGGTAAGGCTATGGCTAAAATTGAGAATCTTATTGAGTTCTATAAAAAGTATGACATATTCACCATGAAAATGGGTGGCTGCCCTATATTAAATGTTGGCATAGATGCACAACACAATAACAAACTACTTGCTGCCGCCGCAAAGGAAACAATAAAGGATATTGAAGGAAAAATAGCCTTGGTCTTTGAAAACGGAATCAATAATGAAGAACTTAAACTACCGGTTTCTCCACTACAATTCTCAAAACAATTATTTACGATTATTCAAGGCGCCATTGCAATGGCAACGATTACAAAAGACCGTAAGTACCTACTGAATACAATAACGTATTTAGATGTATTAATTAAAAGAGAACTTAAATAA
- a CDS encoding PorP/SprF family type IX secretion system membrane protein has translation MKNFCGALLIGFVVLGLKAQEVVLPTDFRQQNLTEYNGSLINPAYSLNRNNPSSVALWARWQWQSYDGDPTSLFLNYTTRLNDVSAAGVGFFQHNTGIFLNTGAALNYAHTIELSEGVILGVGLNVFAFQQKLADDRFFIPNPLQTTAENDFILQMAPGVNLSIDRFNIGLVSENLFDYNFTSNERNSSPDDRMFQALVSYDFPVDVLSTDDSSVLRPMLYYKTIPGLDNQVGLTTLLTTNKYWAQAGYNSFYGFSGGVGGRFFKRFSFGALIEVGTSSDLKGQDPSFELVTSYKLGTLQTPEEKLEEQLIAGEEKQKEDSLVKQEEKEVLSNELTKAEKLALKRESKKQERLALIESNRLKDSIQTASRKSDLVVKESKRDIRRKSDSVESARSAQALASANALKQQRQQDSIAAVMKKEAAAVALAQQQRQDSIAQSEALAMRNEVVKVKAGEKYEEVTKEGSLEPGYYLIANVFGTKKYLDAFLADMQKKGINAKSFFRQKNKYNYVYLAKYNFIKDAREARDSKLGGKYTDKIWIFRVTGE, from the coding sequence ATGAAAAATTTTTGTGGGGCGCTTCTTATCGGATTTGTAGTTCTAGGTCTTAAGGCTCAGGAAGTCGTTTTACCTACTGATTTTAGGCAACAAAACCTCACGGAGTATAACGGGAGCTTAATAAACCCTGCTTATAGTTTAAATCGCAATAATCCTTCTTCAGTAGCTTTGTGGGCTAGATGGCAATGGCAATCTTATGATGGTGACCCAACCTCGTTATTTTTAAATTACACAACAAGACTTAATGATGTTTCAGCTGCCGGTGTTGGTTTTTTTCAACACAATACAGGAATTTTCTTGAATACCGGTGCAGCTCTTAACTATGCTCATACCATAGAATTGAGTGAAGGTGTTATTTTAGGTGTTGGTTTAAATGTGTTTGCATTTCAGCAGAAGTTAGCAGATGATCGCTTTTTTATACCTAACCCATTACAGACTACTGCGGAGAATGATTTTATTCTGCAAATGGCACCAGGAGTTAATTTGAGTATTGATAGATTTAATATTGGTCTAGTATCAGAAAACTTATTCGATTATAATTTCACTTCTAATGAGCGTAATTCTAGTCCTGATGATAGAATGTTTCAGGCTTTGGTAAGCTATGATTTTCCTGTTGACGTTTTAAGTACGGATGATAGTTCTGTTTTAAGACCTATGTTGTATTATAAGACGATACCAGGTTTAGATAACCAAGTAGGGTTGACTACATTGTTAACGACAAATAAATATTGGGCACAAGCAGGTTATAATAGCTTTTACGGATTTTCAGGAGGTGTTGGAGGTCGTTTCTTTAAGCGATTCTCTTTTGGTGCGTTAATTGAAGTGGGTACTAGTTCAGATTTAAAGGGACAAGATCCTTCTTTCGAATTGGTAACATCATATAAGTTAGGTACGCTTCAAACACCTGAAGAAAAACTCGAAGAACAATTAATTGCCGGAGAGGAAAAGCAAAAAGAAGATTCACTTGTTAAGCAAGAGGAGAAAGAAGTATTGTCTAATGAATTAACAAAGGCTGAAAAGTTGGCACTGAAGCGTGAATCTAAAAAGCAAGAGCGTTTAGCACTTATTGAAAGCAATAGATTAAAAGATTCAATTCAGACCGCTTCAAGAAAATCTGATTTAGTAGTAAAGGAATCAAAAAGAGATATCAGAAGAAAAAGTGATTCTGTAGAAAGTGCAAGATCGGCACAAGCATTAGCTTCTGCAAATGCTTTAAAACAACAAAGACAACAAGATTCTATAGCGGCGGTTATGAAAAAAGAAGCAGCAGCTGTAGCATTGGCTCAACAACAAAGACAAGATTCAATTGCGCAAAGCGAAGCTTTAGCAATGCGAAATGAAGTTGTAAAGGTTAAAGCTGGTGAGAAGTATGAAGAAGTAACCAAAGAAGGTTCTTTAGAGCCTGGTTATTACTTAATAGCCAATGTATTTGGCACTAAGAAGTATTTAGACGCTTTCTTGGCAGATATGCAGAAAAAAGGAATCAATGCCAAATCATTCTTTAGACAAAAGAATAAATATAATTATGTTTATCTAGCTAAATACAACTTCATTAAAGATGCTAGAGAAGCTAGAGACTCTAAATTAGGAGGCAAATACACTGATAAAATCTGGATATTCAGGGTAACGGGGGAGTAG
- a CDS encoding SixA phosphatase family protein, with protein sequence MKAFKIVLFILLAINLSCKDEPVIDKSQEQTSISTFYLIRHAEKDRSNPDDVDPELNQKGLGRAMHWAEILADTELNAIYSTDYNRTAMTAAPTSVKQNIDVQYYDPSTIDIAQFKTDNLNNKVLVVGHSNTTPEFVNKLIDEQKYFDIDDSENGTLFIVKIINGTPSVEKLIFNCNCPD encoded by the coding sequence ATGAAAGCATTCAAAATTGTTCTTTTTATTTTGCTAGCAATCAATCTTTCTTGCAAAGATGAACCAGTAATTGATAAATCCCAAGAACAAACTTCAATTTCCACTTTTTACCTTATAAGACATGCCGAAAAGGACAGAAGTAATCCTGATGATGTTGACCCAGAGTTAAACCAAAAAGGACTAGGTAGAGCTATGCATTGGGCAGAAATTCTTGCTGATACAGAATTAAACGCTATTTATTCTACTGACTATAATAGAACTGCAATGACTGCTGCACCAACATCTGTGAAGCAAAATATCGATGTTCAATATTATGACCCTAGCACGATTGATATTGCTCAATTTAAAACAGACAATTTAAATAATAAAGTTTTAGTTGTTGGTCACAGTAACACCACACCTGAGTTTGTCAATAAATTAATTGATGAGCAAAAGTATTTTGATATCGATGATAGCGAGAACGGAACTCTATTTATTGTTAAAATCATTAATGGTACACCTTCTGTAGAAAAACTTATTTTCAATTGTAACTGTCCCGATTAA
- the smpB gene encoding SsrA-binding protein SmpB, with protein sequence MQNTINIKNKRARFEYELLDKFTAGIVLAGTEIKAIREGRASISESFCEFNDREELFVINMQIDEYSHASHFNHKPKAERKLLLQKRELKKLSKEVNTSGLTIVPLRVFVNERGFAKMQIALAKGKKLYDKRESIKDRDNKRDLDRIKKNFNN encoded by the coding sequence ATGCAGAATACAATAAACATTAAGAATAAAAGAGCTCGTTTTGAATATGAGCTTTTAGATAAATTTACCGCAGGTATCGTTCTTGCAGGCACCGAGATTAAGGCTATACGAGAAGGTAGAGCTTCTATCTCAGAGAGTTTTTGTGAGTTCAACGATAGAGAAGAGCTATTTGTTATTAATATGCAAATAGATGAGTATTCTCATGCATCTCATTTTAACCATAAACCTAAAGCAGAGCGTAAATTACTTTTACAAAAAAGAGAGCTTAAAAAACTCAGCAAAGAAGTAAACACATCTGGCTTAACGATTGTACCACTTCGTGTATTTGTTAACGAAAGAGGTTTTGCAAAAATGCAGATTGCATTAGCAAAGGGTAAAAAGCTTTACGATAAAAGAGAGTCTATTAAAGATCGTGACAACAAGAGAGATCTTGATCGTATTAAAAAGAATTTCAATAATTAA
- a CDS encoding protein-L-isoaspartate(D-aspartate) O-methyltransferase — MKDTLKHRGMRNHLAQVLIDKGIADKKVLDAVREIPRHLFIDSSFEGHAYQNKAFPIAANQTISHPYTVAFQTELLEIEPGQKVLEIGTGSGYQTAVLLKLKVKVYTVERQLELFKKTNLFFKKMGYRPKQVIFGDGYKGLPKEAPFDRIIVTAGAPAVPKALLAQLKVGGRLVIPIGFEEQIMTLFVRTTEKEFSKTEYGSFRFVPLLENKN, encoded by the coding sequence TTGAAAGATACCTTAAAACACAGGGGAATGCGCAACCATTTAGCGCAAGTATTGATAGACAAAGGAATAGCTGATAAAAAAGTGCTAGATGCCGTTAGAGAGATACCTAGACATTTATTTATTGACAGTAGTTTTGAGGGGCATGCCTATCAAAACAAAGCGTTTCCTATTGCTGCAAACCAAACAATTTCGCATCCATACACCGTTGCTTTTCAAACGGAATTACTAGAAATAGAACCTGGACAAAAGGTTTTGGAAATTGGTACGGGTAGTGGGTATCAAACTGCCGTTCTTTTGAAACTAAAGGTTAAAGTGTATACTGTTGAAAGACAGTTAGAGCTATTTAAGAAAACGAATCTCTTTTTTAAGAAGATGGGTTATAGACCTAAGCAAGTAATATTTGGAGATGGTTATAAAGGCTTACCAAAAGAAGCACCTTTTGATCGTATAATAGTAACTGCCGGTGCGCCAGCAGTACCAAAAGCATTATTAGCTCAATTAAAAGTAGGGGGTAGGTTAGTAATACCTATTGGTTTTGAAGAACAGATAATGACATTATTCGTTAGAACCACAGAAAAAGAATTCTCTAAAACCGAATACGGTTCTTTTAGATTTGTGCCTTTGCTAGAAAATAAAAATTAA
- a CDS encoding Gfo/Idh/MocA family protein, with product MLKVGVLGAGHLGKIHLRLLNESKKYELIGFHDADSSNGEKVSSEFGYTYFKKLDDLIDAVDVVDIVTPTLSHYDCAKKAIEKSKHIFIEKPITHTIEEANSLLALEKEYGVKGQVGHVERFNPAFTSVKDAINEPMFIEAHRLAEFNPRGTDVPVVLDLMIHDIDAILSVVNSEVIQVNASGVSVISQSPDIANARLEFANGCVANLTASRISLKNMRKSRFFQKDAYISVDFLEKKVEVVKMKDAPEEPGDFDMILQNAEGIKKQIYFENPSIETNNAILDELESFAEAINNDTTPVVSLKQGTQALKVALQIIAEFNPKKI from the coding sequence ATGCTAAAAGTTGGTGTTTTGGGAGCTGGGCATCTAGGTAAAATCCACCTTAGACTTCTAAACGAATCTAAAAAATATGAACTAATAGGGTTTCACGATGCCGATAGTTCAAACGGAGAAAAAGTAAGTTCAGAGTTCGGGTATACATATTTCAAAAAACTCGATGATTTAATTGATGCCGTTGATGTTGTTGATATTGTAACTCCTACTCTTTCACATTACGATTGTGCAAAAAAGGCTATTGAAAAAAGTAAGCATATTTTCATCGAAAAACCCATCACTCATACTATAGAAGAAGCTAATTCACTTCTCGCCTTAGAAAAAGAATATGGCGTAAAAGGACAAGTCGGACATGTAGAACGCTTTAACCCTGCTTTTACTTCTGTAAAAGACGCTATCAATGAACCAATGTTCATTGAAGCACATAGATTGGCTGAATTTAACCCTAGAGGTACTGATGTGCCTGTAGTTTTAGATTTAATGATTCATGATATCGATGCCATTTTAAGTGTTGTAAATTCTGAAGTTATACAGGTTAATGCTAGCGGAGTATCTGTTATTAGTCAATCGCCAGATATTGCAAATGCTAGATTAGAGTTTGCAAACGGTTGTGTAGCAAATTTAACTGCAAGTAGAATTTCTTTAAAAAACATGAGAAAATCGCGCTTCTTTCAAAAGGACGCCTACATATCGGTAGATTTTCTAGAAAAGAAAGTCGAAGTTGTAAAAATGAAAGATGCCCCAGAAGAACCAGGAGATTTCGACATGATTCTGCAAAATGCGGAAGGTATCAAAAAGCAAATTTATTTTGAGAATCCATCAATTGAGACCAATAATGCCATTTTAGACGAGCTCGAATCTTTTGCCGAGGCAATAAACAATGATACAACCCCAGTAGTAAGTTTAAAGCAAGGTACACAAGCACTAAAAGTTGCTTTACAAATAATTGCAGAATTTAATCCAAAGAAAATATGA
- a CDS encoding 3-hydroxybutyryl-CoA dehydrogenase, producing MNTIAVIGAGTMGNGIAHVFAQNGFQVHLIDVSKEALDRGLATIAKNLDRMVTKEKITISDKENTLANIKSFTELKAGVSKVDLAIEAATENVTIKLKIFKELDDVCDPNTILASNTSSISITQIAAATSRPEKVIGMHFMNPVPIMKLVEIIRGYSTSNETTTAIMELSKKLGKTPTEVNDYPGFVANRILMPMINEAIETLHHGVAGVEEIDTVMKLGMAHPMGPLQLADFIGLDVCLSILNVMHDGFKNPKYAPSPLLVNMVMAGKKGVKSGEGFYDYAENRKAEVVSSQFTN from the coding sequence ATGAATACAATAGCAGTTATAGGCGCAGGTACAATGGGCAACGGTATTGCCCACGTATTTGCTCAAAACGGATTTCAGGTTCACTTAATTGATGTTTCTAAAGAAGCCTTAGATAGAGGTCTAGCAACCATAGCAAAGAATTTGGACAGAATGGTTACTAAAGAAAAAATAACTATTTCTGATAAAGAAAATACTCTAGCGAACATCAAATCTTTTACAGAATTGAAAGCGGGTGTTTCAAAAGTTGATCTTGCAATCGAAGCTGCCACTGAAAATGTAACAATCAAACTGAAAATTTTTAAAGAGCTTGATGATGTTTGTGATCCAAATACCATTTTAGCCTCAAATACTTCTTCTATTTCCATAACTCAAATAGCTGCTGCAACTAGTAGACCTGAAAAAGTTATTGGAATGCATTTTATGAATCCTGTTCCGATTATGAAATTGGTAGAGATTATTAGAGGTTACAGTACTTCTAATGAGACTACAACTGCTATTATGGAGCTTTCTAAAAAATTAGGCAAGACTCCGACCGAAGTTAATGACTACCCTGGTTTCGTAGCAAATAGAATTTTAATGCCAATGATCAACGAGGCAATTGAAACTTTACACCATGGTGTTGCTGGTGTAGAAGAAATAGATACAGTAATGAAATTGGGTATGGCACACCCCATGGGGCCGTTACAACTAGCAGATTTTATAGGATTAGATGTTTGTCTTTCTATCTTAAATGTAATGCATGACGGATTCAAAAATCCAAAATATGCACCATCTCCTTTACTTGTAAATATGGTTATGGCAGGAAAAAAAGGAGTGAAATCTGGAGAAGGATTTTATGATTACGCTGAAAATAGAAAAGCTGAAGTAGTATCAAGCCAATTTACAAACTAG
- a CDS encoding YggS family pyridoxal phosphate-dependent enzyme, translating into MSIKENLLAIKKNIPDTVTLVAVSKTKPMSYIQEAYDEGQRVFGENRVQEMTEKWENMPKDIEWHMIGHLQRNKVKYMAEYVSLVHGVDSPRLLAEINKQAEKHNRVISCLLQVHIAEEDTKFGFNEEELLDLVANEEFKAFKNVKIVGLMGMATFTENMDQVRREFASLKSLFTKLKSNYADFTTLSMGMSGDYNIAIEEGSTMVRIGSSIFGSRN; encoded by the coding sequence ATGTCTATAAAAGAAAATCTATTAGCTATTAAAAAGAACATTCCAGACACTGTAACTTTGGTTGCAGTATCGAAAACGAAACCCATGTCATACATTCAAGAAGCGTATGATGAGGGACAACGAGTTTTTGGGGAAAATAGAGTTCAAGAAATGACTGAAAAGTGGGAGAATATGCCAAAAGATATTGAATGGCACATGATCGGACACTTACAACGCAACAAGGTCAAATATATGGCTGAATACGTTTCTTTGGTACATGGTGTTGATAGCCCTAGATTATTGGCAGAAATAAACAAACAAGCGGAAAAACACAATAGAGTTATTTCATGTTTATTACAAGTACACATTGCAGAAGAGGACACTAAATTCGGGTTTAACGAAGAAGAGCTACTTGATTTAGTAGCTAACGAAGAATTTAAAGCTTTTAAAAATGTAAAAATTGTGGGGTTAATGGGCATGGCTACCTTTACCGAAAACATGGACCAAGTACGTAGAGAATTTGCTAGTCTTAAATCACTCTTCACAAAACTTAAAAGTAATTATGCTGATTTCACTACCCTTTCTATGGGTATGAGCGGTGATTACAACATCGCAATTGAAGAAGGTAGCACAATGGTACGTATAGGAAGTAGTATCTTTGGGTCTAGAAATTAA